ACCCAAATTGCCCTTGATCAAGCGGGCCAAAAGGGCCAACTGACGGGCAAAGCCGTTGTCTTGGTATTCTACTTGGTTCTGGCCCCGCATATAGGCCTCGTGTATCTTACCGGCATATTCATAGGTGGTGTTGGCCACACCGCGCAAGAAACGCAGCTGGTCGCCATACATACAACTATCGAACAGACTGTTGTCGAGATCATAAAAGAATCCGGTCTGGGCAATCTCTTCCAGTTGGTCTATGTTGTTGGTCACAAAGGCGTAATTGGTTTCCTCACCTTGAAAGACCAGGTTCGAGATGCTTCCGATCTGTATCGCGGCGGGAGCCTCTGGCGGATTGATCAAATAATCGGGATAACAATCCTCAAAATGCCTTCCCATCCATCCTGTGTTCAAACCGTCAAAACCAGTGGTGGTCAAATCGGTATTGGCATAAATATCAGATCCCGTAAAGTGCGAAAGGCTTTGGTTTTCATAACCGACACCGTGTACCGCCTTGAACTGGCCTTCGCCCCACATGGGTTCCAACGAGTTCATGTAGGTGGGCACGCCGAAATCGTCGGTCAGCTTCAAAATCTTACTTTCAGGAATATAAATGTTCGGCCTGGCATTGGCATAGGTATCGTACTGTTGAATCGGTATGACGGTGCTCAAACCGTCATTACCGCCGTTCAAACGGATCAACACAAGAATATTGTCGGTTTCGGCATCGGCAATGGCCGCGGTCAATGGCGATGGGGCCGAAGCAGAAAGCAGGTTGCTGCCGAGCATCATCGAACCAGAGCCTGCAATGCCCAACGCTTGAATGAACGAGCGGCGGCTCCATGCCTTGTGTTCAACGTCATGGCCCTCATGTTCTAGGCCTTTGTG
This portion of the Flagellimonas lutaonensis genome encodes:
- a CDS encoding DUF1501 domain-containing protein — its product is MCDTHHNHDIEPHKGLEHEGHDVEHKAWSRRSFIQALGIAGSGSMMLGSNLLSASAPSPLTAAIADAETDNILVLIRLNGGNDGLSTVIPIQQYDTYANARPNIYIPESKILKLTDDFGVPTYMNSLEPMWGEGQFKAVHGVGYENQSLSHFTGSDIYANTDLTTTGFDGLNTGWMGRHFEDCYPDYLINPPEAPAAIQIGSISNLVFQGEETNYAFVTNNIDQLEEIAQTGFFYDLDNSLFDSCMYGDQLRFLRGVANTTYEYAGKIHEAYMRGQNQVEYQDNGFARQLALLARLIKGNLGTKVYMISMGGFDTHGNQPLAHERLMSNLSIAINNFYEDLGFTEQDGQVLSMTFSEFGRRIFENGSNGTDHGKAAPTLFFGSGLNGSAFVGEHPSLDNPNGRGNLEYTMDFRDLYATVLAEWLCVPIPKVEQHLLDHPYNPVNLGFNCSGVEFPDIAYDDEPPTLPDTPPGEGMDPDPELANQIIHRPYYPTERNPHIYLEMPFAAHVDIQLYNILGQNVGTVFNEMMLEGSAEINIRERMRGSLSTGKYIYRIQVADQKMSKSVMIM